ACTCTGTTAAGGAATCATTGGCTACTGATAAATCTAAATGGAAGGTATGAAAGTAAAGACTAACAAGAATTCTAAGGAAGTGataaattaaatgagaaaaatgtactctaaggaaaaaaatataaactagACGAAAGTGTTCTGGACTCCCACTGAGCATGTTCGGCACATTTATCAAGAAATGAAAGCCTAGTATCCAGGGGCgctttacaatggctgaccctgcactccgACCTCCAGagatcatgtgaaaagacaatttccactTGTGGATTAGTACGGTAtaccaaatgcaaaaaaatagaCACTGCCTAGAATCTGTCAAAACATGGCATCCAGAAAAGGTGACTCGTAAAAGAGTCCACTGAGAGGTGAACAATAGTCGAGAAAGACATGCAGTAGTTGAGCATTGTGAAGATAGATCAGTCATCAATATCAAGAGTTCTGTACAACCTTGGACTCTATGGAATGGTGAAAAAATGACAAAGCTCCTCAAAAGGAAGCCCATACCTGGAGTTTGCCTGAAAGCACGAGTGTGTACTAGCTATATGTCTCGTGGACATGCAAGGCCTAGCTTAAACAGCTTAACATTTTTGGTCTAAATTCAAATTACTATGTGTGGTGCAAAGCTAATATCGCCCATGACCCAAGAAATTTCTATCAGTGACAAATAATGGTGACAATTTAATGCTTAGGAGATGTTTCTTGTCAGCAGTATCTCAGCAGGTTTTTAGACATGATGGAGACATCTTTGCCATTATAATCACTACTGTTATCATCATTGGTTTAAAGGCTATGCAGGTTAGCTGGTTGATTCCCAAATCTTTATCCTTCACTCTTTGCAATCCTTGCCATCCTTTGgggataaatatatatttttatatcatccAAAAACCACCTTTATCCTCCTCCTTTTTGGCCTCCCTCTGTGCCTCTACCTCCATCTCAGTGCACCTCTTTACTCTGCCTTTTGTTATACCTTAGTTCATTTCTTCTCAGCACCACACCTTTTGCCTTTCTCTTAAGTCAATATTCATCTTCCTCTCACACTGTAACATCATCTGATCATTCTTGTCTCTGATGTTCCAGGTTTACTTTATGGTCCACATTTATCTGCTTTGTCTCACTCCTACTGAGCATACTACTCCCCTCACAGCTttcataaaatgtttcttttcagtgTCAGAGAGGGTCCTTTAATAGTCAAAAAGATGGGACCTAAACTTTTACCACTCTTTCTGCACCTCTATCAGCACTTAACATGACACCTAAGTAGCAGAACGTTCCCACTTTCTCCAAAACATCTCCATTGCCAGTATCTAAATTTACTCTTAGTCCATCAGCATTCTGTACCTCCTCACATAAGTTTTGCAAAAAATATCACAGAGTGGCCTCCATGCCAATGCATCTTGCATGTATCCATGTCTTACAACCCATACATTGGTTGGAGTTTCTCCCAACACCTGTACTCTATATGCCACACCCACATTCGCCCATCCCTTCCAAAATGTACTCCCCTTCGTCTTTGCTATCATTCATGTTTCTTCTTACATTGACATGATTGCACATACTAATCATTCATCTATGTCAGACTCTCATGGCACCCTGTCAAAAGCTTTCTCCAGGTGTACAAGTGCAGAACGTATTATTTTCCTGCACTTGCTGACAAGTTTCACATTTGTCATACTCTTCTCAGGCATGAACCCAAACTACATTTAATTAACTTTGACCTTTTTCCCTGAGTCTCGTCTCTAGCACTTCACACAGCCACCTTTGGTAACTTCTCCAAAGACCTGGTTACTCAATATGACACACAATTCAATGAGATATCCTCTCCTTTGTATGCTGGAATGAAGACACTTCCTTTCCTATTTTCTGAAACCCACAGAATAATCATGCTCAGGTCTATCATCCAAGCAATTCCAGGACCTTCCATAGCCTTTAACATTACCAACACCAAATCAGTTAGACCAGCTGCTTTACCAGTCTTCATCTTTTTTAGTACTTTTGCTGTCTcctcatttgaaaagaaacaacttGGTCCTTCTCACAATGAACATCATTGTCCCATTCTTTCATCTCATTCAGCATCTTCTCTATGCATTCTAAACATGTACCAGTAGTAATCATGATGTTCCCTTTAGCTTTTTCAAGCAATTCACACCTACTCCATCCTGTCTTTCATTTGGAGTCTCCTTTGTAATCCTGAGTGTATTTCTCATTCCTTCTATAGTATGCAGCTCACTTACAAACTCTTGTCTGTTGACTTCTTGCACTCTCACAACTGCTTCTCCATTATTTCTTCTTGCTTCTTTATTGATCGCCCTGTCACTTTCTGCcactattttttttctcaactaaCATTTCTACATCTGCTTTGCACCATCATGGTTCCTGTGTGTCTCAGCAGTCATTTTGTCCATATTcatatttcttctattttttttcaaatagacATTCTTCATCATTTCTCACTTGCCATTCATACCTGATTGCTCTTGATGTTTATGTTTTAGGCAAGtttgaaagaaaagtagattAAGTGACACCAGGGGCTTGTTACATATACAATCTACGAAAAAACGTATACTTAGAAGAAAATGTGCCTTTCAGCATGACATGACTTCAAAGAATGGAAAACAACAGGGCAAATTAAAAggtaaatgtccttgagttgtTCAGTTAAACTCTGAACCTCTTTGAAAAGAACTGGCACAACTTCAAAATGGATTCCCATGAGTACAGTCCTAGAACTTTGAAtaaacattttgcaaatgtgCCAAGAGTAATTGGCAAAAATCACTTGTGACcagtgtgcaaagctggtagaccCCAATCCCAAAAGACCTAAAACTGACAAGGTGGCAAAAGATGTCTTTCTTCTTCTGAGATCAGTGTCTATGATGTCTCTGATGTTTTTCTACCATATCTAACGGATATCAAAAAACATCTAATGAGTCATTTTGTCTATTTAAAATTTCTTCTCAAGCATGTGGGTTTGCAATTAAAAAAGGAATAGAACAGAATATGTAAGATATCGTTTGGAATCCAGCAACCTTTTTATGGTGTCTGAATACATTAACAGGGCACTGTAAAGTATATGAAGATTTAAGATCTCGACCCTAAAATATTTGGATACTATATATCTTTGATTTCATTTTAGTCAGCCATGgatgtttattttctctgtatatactgtattggtaTTTCATTCAGCTCTGATTTCCTTAATGTATGCCTTTAGTCCAACTAAGAATACAATGAAGGTCATTCCTTTCACTTCTACCACAGGTATATTCCCTGACCAAAGATGTTGACTAATGGAGGCAGTAGAGATgagaatactgtaaataaacctAGTTAACATATGGCAGGTAACAGCACTACACATTTTTCCATATTCAAGGAGAATAGGAACTTGTCATAAAAGTGTTGTTTAAAGCTATACAATTTGAAATGATCAATTTCAAAATATATCCAGTCTGAGCTAAATTTGGATGGCGCTGTAGTCCATCACAGGCTTCACTCCCCCATAGTGAGTTAATTTGGagctgccagttaacctaacatgcacttgggatgcagaagaaaaaaaaaaaaaggaaaatatccatTTTGACacaaatgtgcaaattccacacagacaattACTAGGCTGGGGTTCAAAGCCAGACTCCTAGAGTGCTGCGGCTCTACACCTTCttaaattattattcattatctaaaaaataaaaccaaaggaTGTGGGTAACATCCTGTCTATAGCTAGCGTATCCAATTCCCCACTTCTCAAGTTGGTGAGGTTTACTTGTCAGTGAAATAAGAATTACTGGAGAAGACTTGCTGCtgaggggaaataaaaaaaaaaaccaataaactAATAACAAATGAtgcaatgaagaaataaataaaaaagtaaataataatttttgtaaatttacatCAATCTAGCCTTATTCTTGTTCGGCCAAGTCAGCATCAAAAACAAACCTTCGTCCAGGGTGTTGCCTTTTCTCTTCACCCCTGCTCTTGTTCACATTATCTAGCAACTCAAGCAGTAAACTAGCTTTACTGCAGCCAGTCAGTTCTTGGATATCACAGGGTGGGCTGCTGTTGTAATCTGGGCTGTCTAAGTCCATGGTGCGCTTTCCAGGGTGCTGACGCTTGTCCACATCTTGAAGTTCGCTAACATCCTGATCCTCACGGTCCAGACTCCTCTTACCGGGGTGTTGTCTCTTAACAAACCCTACAAATCTCCTGCCAGGGTGCTGTCGTCTCGAGAGCTCATGCAGGTAAGCTGCTTGGGTGCCGGGTATATCAGAGTACTGCTCCCACAGGGCACGTCTGCCTGGGTGCTGTCTCTTCTGCAGGTCCATGGAGGTGTCAGCCTCCTCATCACGCTTGCCTGGATGCTGTCGCTTTTGAAATTCCGAGtaatcctcctcttcctcctccttctttAAAGGATGCGGCCTTTTTGGGAAATCCATATATGTTAGGTCATCctcattttcttcttcatctctctttCCTGGATGTTGCCTTTTTTCAAATGTATCTTGGAACCTTTTGCCAGGATGTTGCCTCTTTGCAAGCAATTCCTGttctaaaacaaaacaataagaaaagagCAATGGAAGATACTGATTTTAACATTAGGAAAAGTGTTCTGTTTCCATCTATTGTTCACTTATACAATTCAGAGTTGCCCTATTACCTGTTCTGGGTGGGGTGCTACCCTCACTCATAATGggccactgtgtatatataaatattaagctAACATGTATatcttttgaagaaaaaaacgAGTGCCTACAGAAAAAGctcatgcagactccacataaaAAAGGGTCTGCAACGTCAGactacaacacacacacacttaatccACTTTAGACTTgctaaaggtgccagagtggttcttcagagcaataccataagagaaatgtattttgtttggCTAAAGAACAACCTACATCAAGTTTCCAAAATGAACTTTTggttatttagatctgtaacaggttccataaatagCCATATTTGATAATAGATTTGTAaaacaaggagaccagggtttgtgtcctggctTGTCTCTTGTATGgcatttgcatgctctccccatgtcagTGTGGGTTTCTTTCAAGTGCTTCTGttttctcccatagtccaaacccaaacacatgcaggttaggtgaagcAGCATTGTTAAACtggcccctgatgtgtgtgtttgtctgtccacGTGTTGTTCCCACTTTACTCCCAATGATTggtgggataggcttcagctgcccTGCCCTGTCTTGCATAGCAGGGTTAAGAACATGGAGGGATAAATGTGCCAACAGGCTCATCACTGAATAGGGCTCTTACTGCATACACTATACAAACAATCACAAGTTTTCTTTATCTTTCAGTATCTGACGAGTTCGCCTATACTCTACATTAAAAACTACTTTATCCATATCATGAAGCTCTCCAAAGCCTCAAGAACAAACTTCATAGGCAAAGAACCCTTAACGAAATAAAACGGTTTTTTGACAAGCAATGGTTCTCCAAGGAACAACACAACCCAGTAGTGGTATTAAAGAGTTCGGCTCAGAGGAATCATTTTCAGCTTGTAATTCTGATTGTTATCAGTACTACTCGGTTATCTATAAACTTCTGTGTAGCCGTTATCTATGATTTTGATGATTTTGACCCAATATATGAAAGCGCTCTCCCCGTGTTTCCATTTTTTAGAAATGCGTATTTTGCAGAAGGTTTAGGCTTGCCGATTGCAAAAGGATAAAAATGACTACCGAGCAAATGAGTTTGTCTCTTCTACCTTGTCTCGCGGGACCCTTCTCCAGGGGCTGATGGACTGTCGAAGTGACCTGGACTGCATAGTTCCCGATGCGACTAGAATGAGCACCGGCCCTGAAATTCTGGCTTCAGGGaataaatggatttaaaaacGAATTAACGTTTTGTCAACTTTGATCATGACTCCCGTTTCTTGTCGTAATTATAACTGAGAAGTGGCCTTCCATCCTTACTTTAAGCCAACTAAAAAAGCAATCGGCCGAATCACGTGTGACGTCACTATATCGATCTCTTGAGTATAAAATGTGTACAATTACGTCCGCCGCATTTCACCTTTATCTTTTATTCGCGTTTTAGTGATCACAAAACTCTTTTTACTAAACCAAATCTGCGATGGCCTGGTGGCCtatccaggggttgttcctgcccaTCGCCCGGTGACTTCTAGGCTCCAACAGCCCCTTACTCTGCCCGGAATAGCTGGGATACGAACACGGAGAGAGTGGTGGTGCACTAAATACAAAGTAGAAGACATACTTTCACGGACAGAATTAACGCTCTTAATACCCTTGTCATGTAAACTTTACAGCTGCTTGCCATTGTAATTGTGTTTGCTGCTGTAATAAGACTAATTTAAAACGATCCTGCTTTTACGCTTTTCAAATAGGATACGCGATAACTTGTACTCAAGCAACGCGCGGTTAAAAGCCAAATAACTTTCTCATATTGAACATTTTACAAAGATTGGACGAAAATCTCTCAACTTCGCTTATCACGAGAATATAAATTCGACGTGAAAAGCAATTAGAAGTGCAAAGAAGTCAAATTGCTCCCAAATTCTTTGAAATCTTTGGAGTGCCACTGTAAAGGAAATACATCCTACTCGTTTTCGGAAACTAGAAGCGCTGGTTTCAACTTTCGAGGTGTTATCATTGTCCTCAGTGAAACTTCTCTAACCATTGCAAGGTGATGAGGGcctgacaccaaacagcagacgGGATGTCAGTCTTACCAACGATACGCTTACTTCGGCACTTCCTTTTACCAGAGCAATATACTGGTGCCCCATAtcagcaaataaatgaaaaagctaAAGCTGACTCTAAGAGAACGTGTATAGAGCCATCGGTTACCATTGTAGCTATGACGATGATTACCTTATTAACTAACGCGATTACTGGAGCCCAGACACGCGTTCGCACGGTGGCAAAACCTGCTCCTGTTACAGCtatgggcgcaaggcagggagaACAAGGAGAACATTTACACTCCGATTGCCACTCAGACATCTCGAGTGATTTAGAGCGAATACCACTCGTAAAATAACGGTTCCTTAATGGAATTTTACTGACTCGTGTGGTTGGTTTTAGAACAGTTGCTGATAACGAACCATTTGTTCGGGGAAGGCCATTCTGCATATAAAATGTGTTCATGATGTGCCGTAGTGGTTAAGACTATGGACTCCAATCCCTGAAGTTGTGGGTGTAAATCCTGCTGCTGATAgcgtgtgaccatgagcaagacaCTTCGCTTGTCGCATGTGCTCCAAAtggacaaaagaaatgtaattaactGAAGCTCATATTGTAAGTAGCCTTGGATGAAGACGTCAGCCGTAAATGTTCATTAGACTTAGTAAAGATGTTTGGACAAAACCGAATGTCGGCTAATtagcaggatactaacagatcaagaaaaccgtgtgttattaaagaaagaaaagtccttttaaaatcataaagcCATTTGGTTTTCACACATCACTTATCATCTAGGAATGGTTATTTATAAATCCTGTTACGGatttaatcatattttttttcttgaatttcctTGTGGATGGTCCTTTTCTGTTCGGTCGCCCTATCTTGTACACCATTACACCAGTTATGCACCTAAAGTCTAGATTAGCCTTCCAattggaattcgccaggctaatacagtaaagcactttaaaacactgctgaaaacacattactttaatatggccttctcataacttcactttaatttaatcctgatactctgtgtatatttaattcattataataactattcatgttggctctaaaatctgtactaacatCTACTGtctcttctgcttctttttcaggtttctttcgccaccaccacctactcaaagcatcatgatgttcctacattgaagGACTAAAGTCAgaaatctacgtgaccatcatcatcaagtccttccgtgagaaccctaaatacaaagaggactggggactgggcggtctcatggtctggaatccctacagattttatttttttctccagccgtctggagttttttttttgtttgtttgttttttctgtcctccctggccattggaccttcctTACTCttataattaatgttgacttatttttcttactgtgtcttttatttttctattcttcattatgtaaagcaatttgagctacattttttgtatgaaaatgtgctatataaaatgttgttgttattagaaTGCAGAAGGAAAGCGATCAATACGTGTGGACACGGAAAAAGCGCACAGACCATAATTCGAAGATACGATTCAGGAGACCTAAGAAAGCCGTGCTCCCATTGTTatcttattctttttcttcttattattaagtCCGTTTCGAAAACGTTTAATTCAGTTCATGGTCCCGGGGGCTGAGTCGTTTCCTGACAGCCTGGCAAAAAAACAGGAGCCATCTCGTAAAGGTCGTAATAATAGATGATTTAATTAATAGTATAATGATAATTGTAGTCGTATTAGAAACTGCATAACTAATCAATGATACATTCtgggaatgatttttttttattttaaatagcataTTACAGACCGCTCAGGTGAACACTTGATATGCACTGGCAGCAGCAGCCACCCACCAGCAACACTTTAAATGCAGCACGCCAGTTGAAGTGGTCCCTGCTGGACAATCGGTGATTATGGCCTCGGACGATCTTAAAGATGAAAAGTATTATTTTCTGACACTTGTGTAAATTGTGCTGAAACCAgcaattagttattattattttttttattttgctgcgcTCTGTTTGTAAAATTAAATTCTGCATTATAAGGGATATTTAAAATATGTGAACCAATCAATACCAAGTTAGAGAGCCAGTTTGTAGTACATTGAagtaaagcaggaaccaatcctggacggGGCATCAATTCTACACGAATACGGTGGTTGATTGACCTAAAACGCGTGGTTTGGGGGGATAAGGAAACTACCTTCAGAAACCCCACGATTCAAAACGCAAACACcgaagctgtgagacagcagctctAATCCCTGCGCCGTTGTGCGTTCACGATCAGCAGCTTTTCACAGCTCATCTCTAGCTGCCTTAAAAAGGAAATGAAGCGCATATGATACACTAGTTCAAGAGCAACACTTTCACATTTGCATTGCACAATGGGACTTCGAATACTCAGTTGTAACAGGACATCCAAGACATTGTCGTGACAAACCGCGCAAAGCTGCGTTCCAGCACGTTCGCCTAATCGCCTGCTTTTCTTGTGTCCGTTTATTGACTTCTAAagctgacttttttttcttagaaaagaGAATAACTAAATAAGAATTATTCCACCCTCCTCAGTATTTCTCTGAAACCGACTAGCTTAAATTCGCGTTTATTGCATCTTTTAATAAGACaggtaataaaatttaaaaatttcgaaagctggaatgaaaaagtttactgTTCCCCCAGAAAAATAATCCAAACGACCTCCGCTGAAATAGACTAAGGCTGCGCTTCAGCAGTTGTTAGTGTTTCTGAAGATCGCAACATTTCAACATAAACAGAGTCAATGCGCTCGTCTGTCACGGCTTAGATTTTTCACCAAACGAGTGAAAATGAGTATATTGGCATGCTTACCGCAACACGCATGAACTGAAATGCTCAAAGAAGAAATTCGACAaaaattaaatactaaataaagcaGTTGTTGACTGGACTCGAAAACTTAATAACCCACAAATAAAGCGCAGGAAAAACAAACGCGTTCAAACTACCGATGCTCGAGAAAGGAGCGTAATCAGCTATTTACTTTTTTCCAGTTATAAGGGGACTACAGAATTGTAACGTGGGAAAAGTCTATGCAATTCCTCATCAGCATATAATGAAGTGAAACATATTTGCATGGAAAATGCGCCTCtactaactttaaaaaaaacaaaaaaaaaacaactctgcgTGCATCGCGAGGGAAAACTATTAAAATGCAAATACGCAATCCGACGTAGTTTTATTTAAGACAACTATGTAATGCTAAAGTGCGACCATTGACGAGTTATTTGCAGCCCTACCTCTTCCCATCTTATTCAGCTGTATACAATCTCTAGCATTTAGTTTTCAAGTTGGAAGTTAAATACCATTAGCACTGTCATCTTCTATTTTCCTGAGAATGGATCGAATGATGAGGTTCTCGGCTCTCTGCAGAATTTCATCCATAGGTACTCGCTCGGCGGGGTCTTCTTCCTGTGCAACGTGCTGGCCCACATTGACAGTCAGATTGCAAGCAGTGAGAAAAGCAAGGAGGATCAGGCAGGTGGACCTCATATCTTAGGAGCTGTGCTGCAACAAGACGAGAAAATAAACGTAAGACCAGGCTTTTTAACCGTAGAATTAAAGATATTTGACAAGTGGCACATGAAAGGCAGACTTCAGCACCCCCGTGAGCGAACAGCGCTCGGCACTCACCTGTTGCATCGATTAACTAAAAGAGCGGACAGAAACATACAAGCATTCGACTGTGTCAAAACATGCACTGAAGGGAAACATAAAGAAAGTTTGATGAGGCGGTGTGAGGCACATGCAACAGTCCAAAATTGAACATGTGTATTTCTCCAAGCAAATGATGATATCACTTAAAACATATTCATGACCATTTAAGACAGTAAATAACATAAGACTATCATAGAAGAAAGTACACTTACCCAGCTAATATTCTTCAGAAAATGGAATCTCCGTTTTGCTTAACGATCGTTTTTGTCTACTTGTCTTATTTAAAGCtttctaaaatacctaaacattATTGTCACAAGGTTGAAATAAACCTCCACTACTCTCGAGACAGCCGGGGGGATCAAATCCCAGCAAGTCTGTGCACTTGTGCTCCTTTATCGAGTGGCTCTACATTTATAGCGGCTGTGCAGCCCCCACTATGCTAATAATTTGGTAGCAATTTAGATGAGAGAGTTCGTCGTACTGATGTCACGCAGTTGTGTGATTCACACGCACGCATATAGAAAACTAGCGAGTGTGCCATAGAGGTCGCTGTGTCGCCGTTGTTACACGGTATATTTTTTCAAAGTGTGCTAATGAAGTGGTCTTTTCAGAAGAAACGGCAAGAGATACAACGCGCTCAATAAATGGCAGCGATGCTGAGGTTAAAGGAGAATGAGTTAAAATCCAAAGTTAAAGATAATACGTGACACATTCAAATGTTGTTTACAGGTAAACACAGTTTTGTTGAAGTATACGTTACGTTAGTCAAGCTTGAGGAACATGTTGAGAAGTCTACgtactgacacacacacaaaaataagtgCAACGGATTCTTTTCAAGAGAGTATTATTACACTTCTGCTGCACTTTAAGTGCGACGCCCAAGTCATATTTACTGTTAAATGAATTCATCTAGTGACTTTAATCAATATTATCACCTATGGTCTCGTTGAGGTATTCAGTTTAGGTTTGAACAATCCactgtaacatttttaatcatCAGGATGGTCGTAGAAAAGCTTTGAACTAATAAAAAGTGCAGCGAGCAGATTGAAATCATCATTGTCCGTTATATAAAATATTCATCACTCCCATTCTTTTGGGTTTATTTAAACGATTGGGAAATGGGGAAAGCTTTCAAGCCATATATAAA
This genomic window from Polypterus senegalus isolate Bchr_013 chromosome 12, ASM1683550v1, whole genome shotgun sequence contains:
- the trh gene encoding pro-thyrotropin-releasing hormone: MRSTCLILLAFLTACNLTVNVGQHVAQEEDPAERVPMDEILQRAENLIIRSILRKIEDDSANEQELLAKRQHPGKRFQDTFEKRQHPGKRDEEENEDDLTYMDFPKRPHPLKKEEEEEDYSEFQKRQHPGKRDEEADTSMDLQKRQHPGRRALWEQYSDIPGTQAAYLHELSRRQHPGRRFVGFVKRQHPGKRSLDREDQDVSELQDVDKRQHPGKRTMDLDSPDYNSSPPCDIQELTGCSKASLLLELLDNVNKSRGEEKRQHPGRRFVFDADLAEQE